From a single Capsicum annuum cultivar UCD-10X-F1 chromosome 12, UCD10Xv1.1, whole genome shotgun sequence genomic region:
- the LOC107849242 gene encoding uncharacterized protein LOC107849242 encodes MDKAKKVIPQRREANDEKEVNESDEEVVEVERPQVEARTTNQVPPLFPQCFYKKEENDTLRKLMAKFSNLSIIIPLLEAIQEIPGYAKLMSKNKLVKGNTIKVTRGCSTFMDSKVVENNADPGAFTIPCTSEMHEFVKALSDLVDKFILPANFMVLDNEMDQEVPIIPGHPFLATGRDIVDLELGEMEFRVIEDEVSFKICNSKKQTALLQVVPMVDVENENMNKEDFEDLP; translated from the exons ATGGACAAAGCAAAGAAGGTGATACCTCAAAGAAGAGAggcaaatgatgagaaagaggtCAATGAAAGCGATGAGGAGGTGGTTGAAGTTGAAAGGCCACAAGTTGAAGCAAGAACAACCAACCAAGTTCCTCCCCTATTTCCTCAATGTTTCTATAAAAAAGAGGAGAATGACACATTGAGGAAGCTCATGGCCAAATTTAGCAACCTATCAATAATAATCCCGTTGCTTGAAGCTATCCAAGAGATCCCGGGATATGCTAAGTTGATGTCCAAGAATAAACTTGTTAAAGGTAATACTATTAAGGTCACTCGTGGATGTAGCACTTTTATGGATAGCAAGGTTGTGGAAAACAATGCTGACCccggagcattcactattccttgcacaaGTGAGATGCATGAATTTGTAAAAGCTTTATCTGACCTTG TGGACAAGTTCATTCTCCCTGCGAATTTTATGGTATTGGATAatgaaatggaccaagaggttCCTATCATTCCTGGTCATCCTTTCTTAGCCACCGGGAGAGACATTGTTGATCTAGAGTTGGGGGAGATGGAATTTAGAGTGATAGAGGATGAGGTCTCTTTCAAAATCTGCAATTCAAAGAAGCAAACCGCGTTGTTGCAAGTAGTACCCATGGTGGATGTTGAAAATGAGAACATGAATAAAGAGGATTTCGAGGACCTACCTTAA